The DNA sequence TTATGAAATTGAATATGGTTGTGCTAGTGATTATATGGATTTTTTATATATCATTCGTGAGACAGGTGGTCGTCTTTCACAGTCTTCAGCACTATTAGACTATAATGAGAATTACACAATGATTCCGAACTATGGTGCAGAAACAATTTTAATTGAGTATGCTTATTTAGATAATTCAAAAGATTATAAAGAGTGGATTGAAAATTGGCAAGCGTGGGGAGAAGCAGTTGTTAAGGCAACTGTCGAATATCTAGGTATTAAATATCAAAAGTAAAAAGAGTGGTTAATCCACTCTTTTTACTTTATGTAAGTCCTTTCGAAGTTTTTCACAACGTAAAAACTTTGAGGGGCCTACCAACGGTAAATAAATTTTGTTTGAAAATGGTAGGTTACTCAAGCTCTAGTAGTCGAGGAAAGTTACGAGTTCATTAACTCACTCCGTAGCGGAGGCAACCCATCCTCTAGCAGTTAATGAACTAAGACTGATTAGAAATTGTAAAATATACTTCTGTTTCTGTATAAAAGGTGATAAATCATTTATATTAAGTTGTCTAAAATTAAAATGTTAAAACATCATAAATACAAGCTAACGTAGTATTCGTAAAATTTTTTCGTGTAAACGGTGACTACTTTTTATACATTATAGATAGAATATACACTTTTTGGGGGAGCAAAATAAAAATAAGTTGAATGGAATTTGGTGAAACTGATGGTATATAAGTCACAGAATTTTTTAAAAGTGTCTCTGAATAATAATGGATACAAAATGTATTTTATGTTATCATATTGTTTAGATTTTTAACATTTTATATTAGTAGAAACTCATTAAAAAGGAGAGGAAATAATGGAAAATCCAAAGAAAGTATTAATATTAACTGCTCCTTTTGGTAGCGGACACTTACAAGTCTCTAGTTCATTAACGGAGGAATTTTTAAAGCATAATAATGTGGTTGTTGAGGAATATGATTTATACTCTGAAGAATTTCCGACCCTATCTAAAACTTTACAAAAAGCATATTTAAAAACTTATAAACCGATTGGAAAAGATGTTTATCGTATGCTTTATTACGGATCAAGCTATGCAGTTCATGATTCATTCCAAGCTAAGATATTAAAACCATACTTAGAATTTGGAATTCGTTCATTACGTAATAAGATTCGTTCGTTTGAACCAGATGCAATTATTAGTGTCTTTCCAGTGACTTCTTTATATACGTTAGAGGAAAAGGGATTTAAAATTCCTATTTATACGGTGATTACAGATTATTATGCGAGTGGATTATGGCTATATAAAGGGGCTCGTCGTCATTATGTAGCTAATAATCGTATGGTTGCTTGGGGAGTCGCAAATGGGCTTACTCAAAATCAATTTATGTTAACAGGAATTCCGATTCACGGGAAATTTTATAAAGAGTTAAATCGTCAAGAGCTATACAGAAAATATGATTTAGATCCAGCTAAACGAACAGTGTTAGTAGCTGCTGGAGCACATGGTGTTGTCTCACATGTAGATGATATTGCCGAACGTTTAGCTTCACAACCTGAAATTCAAGTCGTAGTGGTATGTGGGAATAACACGAAGTTATATGACCAAATAGTCCAATTGTCAAAAGATTATCATAATTTAAAGGTGCTAGGATATTGTACGGAAATGCATGAGTTATTGGAAATTGCAGACTTAATGGTGACAAAACCAGGTGGGATTTCATTAACGGAGGCAGCGGTTAAAGGTGTTCCAGTTATTTTATACAATCCAGTATATGGACAAGAACTTGAAAATGCTAAATACTTCTCAGATAAAAATGCAGCAGTCATTGTTTCAAGTGAGTCAGAATTGATTTA is a window from the Turicibacter bilis genome containing:
- a CDS encoding MGDG synthase family glycosyltransferase — its product is MENPKKVLILTAPFGSGHLQVSSSLTEEFLKHNNVVVEEYDLYSEEFPTLSKTLQKAYLKTYKPIGKDVYRMLYYGSSYAVHDSFQAKILKPYLEFGIRSLRNKIRSFEPDAIISVFPVTSLYTLEEKGFKIPIYTVITDYYASGLWLYKGARRHYVANNRMVAWGVANGLTQNQFMLTGIPIHGKFYKELNRQELYRKYDLDPAKRTVLVAAGAHGVVSHVDDIAERLASQPEIQVVVVCGNNTKLYDQIVQLSKDYHNLKVLGYCTEMHELLEIADLMVTKPGGISLTEAAVKGVPVILYNPVYGQELENAKYFSDKNAAVIVSSESELIYHVLIILNEEGLLDEMKNNIKQLSREYSAKTIVEDVLKDSDEYYKQ